In Argiope bruennichi chromosome 4, qqArgBrue1.1, whole genome shotgun sequence, the sequence GAGTGCTCTCCTAGTGGCCATTTCATAGACcgacaaattataataattttaaatttacctttataaaattgaataattatttaattttataaagtgaagATGATTCaaggatttttattctttgaaaaatctgGCTCAAAATGTAATACCGATGTAAGTTTTTTATATCGAAGTTATAAACCAAATCACATTCGCTTAGCTCATTGCATCTTGTTTTTAAATCATCCTTTTTGCGCAATTTATCAATGACAAACTGGTGGATTTGGTGTaagatttgatataaatctacaattctGATGAAAAGatacttcatttaaattaatccCTCTTGGTAGTTGCATTTGTTACTCTATGGCATGCTGAAAAGTTAGATGTTTTGCAACCCATTATTTCTTCTAACTCTCTAAAGCCTATTGCTTCCCCTCTTGACAAATTATCTGGTGTGTACTTCCATACAGAACTATTGACTTACACTAATAAATCTTCTCAACATCCTGAATTTCTAAGACAAGCTGCTCTTGAAGTAATCAATAATATCCCATCTGAAGCTGTACTGGTTTATACTGACGGTAGTAAAGATGAAAATGGTCACACTGGTAGCGGGGTTGTAATTAAATCCGGCAATGAAGAGACTTTCCTTAGTCAGCGCAACCCTGACTTTAGTTCCGTCTTTGGCTCAGAATTGATAGCCATTGACATGGCTCTGGGCTTTTCTTTAGATCACCAATTAATCGGTGAGATTTGGCTTCTAGTTGATAGTCGTAGCGTCATACAGTACTTAGAAAACTGGAGGAATATTGTAGACCAGAGAGGCAtccgtgtttttgaaaaattaaaattgatgtccAAGTCCTCCGCTATACATTTTCAATGGATACCATCTCATGTAAAccttaaatataatgacattgcCGATAGTCTGGCTAAGAAGGGTTCATCCCTGACTCTGAATTCTGCTGAGCCCTTAACTTTCCAGGAAATGCATTCCAGAAGTAAGGCTCTTGTCAACTCATCTTGGAAACTACCACCTTCCCATCCTTGGTACCTTGGCTCTGGCCCTGGTGGTGCTCTGAGCTTTGGCGGTGCTAGACAAGACCAGACGGCTCTGTCTAGATTTAAATCTGGCCACCTCAAGACTCTTCGGTTCTCCGGTGGGAACAAGATCTTCCCCAACTCCACAAAGTGCAATTCAAGCGAGGCCACTGCTGAGCATTTGCTTCGCTGTATTGGCTTTTCCCGGGAGAACCTGCTTCATAGCCCCAATAATGTCCTTGATGGTTTGAAGGCGAATGGTCTCATGGACCTGATCTGATTCCGATCAGGGGattagaaagaagaagaagactCCTCTATGGCATTGACATGTACAAGCGTAGATAGATCAACGAACTCAACTTTTTGACAAACACAGCTCTAAACTCGATGGAGAATAAAAGAATCTTATGATAAAACtgtgcatttaattttatctatcgaGATTATTCCATTTCTTTACGATATTGTTCTTGTATGGTAAAGCAATTTCCAATATCATAccgttttattattttctgaaaaatttcaaaatcaaaatctaaaatttaggtGTAAGAAAATCATAAACCGAATTTAGTTTATCACTCATTCTATTTGTAAGCCAATGTTCACATATTTCCATAAACGGTTTCTCAAGATTCAGAGATATTTAGAACTTCATCAAACTGCCAAGATCGAATTTTCCGCCCGTTGCTGTATTTACTGTTTCCATGAAACAAACGTTTTCTGAAACCCAATAtcaacaaatttcataaattttctacatTGGACGCTTCTCAAGATAAAgtgatagttattttaaaattacatatacataACGAATGAATTTTGCTACATCAATAcatgaattttactttcaatcaattttactttatttttcaattttatttaaatcaaattttgctttaacgTTAAGGaagtttcactttttaattattaaaaatcaacagcagtaaatttgtgaaaaaaaaagtcatcataGTTTTTTAGATACTGGTAATGATTTATTATGAGtcgaatgaaatatataattataaatcctcaaagacagtaaaaaaaataaaatacacagaacacaatttaatatataaaaaaataataacatttttaataaataaatctgcaaTCAAAGCAAAAACTTACAAACGTGAATCACTAAGAATAATAGATGAGAAAATtaagatttagtaaaaatttaaaataaaaaagactcCTAAAcattctcaaaaatttaaattatatgtaagaAATGATTGAAATTCAATTTGTTCATTCCAATCTTTACTATCGATCTGTTCCTCATATCTGTATATATTTGTTCTGATTTCCACATTTCactttcttatatacgaaatACATAAAGAGAAAGcgttataattgtcaaaaataaaaattgagttaaaaatgtTGTTGAATTGTCATATTTCAGACTTCCCTGGATCTGAAAgacacttttttaattatatctgtctatgaacCAGATAATTCAAATAATCACTGATCTCGATAGATgcaatttagtatgtgatctgtgaacaaaatttatagattgctatcaaaatttagacaaaattCTCAGTAGGAAAGTTTGTCTATCAATGTACATATGAACTCAAAAATACTAAAAGCTAAATAGaagaaatttgatgcataatttcaTCATCACAAATGCAAATGTGCATTAAATCTTGGATCATATTCGTCAAGTAAGTAATCAACTGCCTGCCTGTTTATCTATGTATAAGTGAAaaccgataatttaaaaacgcaaagaCTTACGTATATGAGATTTAATATGCCATTTCTTGACacaaactgtaataaaatttaaacccaCAAATTTGGAACCAATCAGTGACAGAAAGTTCAAATTTCATActcaatttctttaatatactGCTACGAATCTAAAGTGAGTTTGACTTAATATACCAAATAAAAGACGGTGATAGAAGACAGCACATGTGTATCATAAAACGCTATTGCAATTCTATCCCATTTCTTGCCATTTGCAACTTATATGGGATAAAGTGATTATGAAGCCAATTAGATTCGATTTCGCCAACCGAAACTTTGGCGAAATCCAATTGTCACCAAACTCTTTAACGCTGAATACAACAAATACTGTTCCATCTGCAACATGtcaaattaacaaaacattttaccTTCCATCACCTTTCAAATGAGCCTACATTAAAACTTATCAgtattttagttcagaaaatatttagtttcccGCTTTTGGCGATGAAATTGGAGACGAAAATGAAGGTTCtggaaaattcaagaattaagactgtatctctattaataaataagatcaagattcttttagaaaattccatGTGGCATCATCAccaataagaaaatttgaaaaactgcaaTGATTCACTAATTTTCTCTTGCAGATGATGCTACATGGTGTGCTTGAATGTTGATCACGAAGTGTTCTATGAACGGTAATACTGTTTTAGAATTAGTAATTTGCTGTTTACTGTTTGCTATATTGtgagttttttttcaattttgttttctatatactGCGCTACTCGACATTATACGCCTCGATTGTGCTtcgtgtttttctttttcatttcaggTTGCTCGTATTATTTCTCATTATCCAGCTTGCTGTTCTAAATTCAGTGAACACCACCGAAAGATTTCCTGTAACAATACCATAAAATATACAATCCTTTATATAGGGTTGTATATGCGAAATCTGATTGGAAATGTGAGAATCACTCTTGTGAACTTGCCGTGATTTTTAGAGTGCTCCCCCCCCCCTGCAACCATGACATGTTCAAGGAATACAGACTTTTATAAGGATATTCGGAAAGAAGATCTTATTTTGTTTAAGTATATGAAAAAATCACGAGAAAGGCATTCCTactgatttgataaaaaaaaaaataattttaaatttgcttctatTTAATAAACGGATAGAACCGTGTTTTTAGAAGGAGTTTTCcccaataattttaataaagtttgcaATGGATAAAGATCAGGGGTTATACAATCTTAGaagggttatatatatatatatatatatatatatatatatatatatatatatatatatatatatatatatatattattttaatgagaagTGCAATCAATTCATGCAATGCTAAAGTCACAGGATTAATGTATCTATGGCAGGcctttagttaattaaataaatttcttccaatAGGACAACGAGCGTAAGGTGCCTCACGCTCTAGGgatacaaaaaatgtattcaaacttattcaaaacaaaagaaggTATCGGTTTAagattcttttcatatttttaatttcgctttttAATTGTTAACCTATGTGGTACTTTTTATAGAGCCAGCAGCTTTCAGAaagtacaaaaaagtaaaagaggGAAGGGAAGCACATCGCTTAGTTGCCTCTCGCAAGGACTGCCATCTTCTGCTCAAAAGAGATAATTTCCCTACATTCTTGCCTCGGACCtcaaccataaaaataaaaaaaatctgaatgttaTTCTCGATGCAGAAgagatttttatgtttatagcataaaatatataaatgtttgtttaGTCGTTTGAAGAAAAAGCTCAAGAATATCGAGCAATTCTCTGCAAGAgcaaattctattcaaaaatatttcattattctttgaaactgcattatttatttattcattacatcctatgtactatttattaaaacttagaTACAATGAATGAATCTCTCTTTGtctatttcagttttaaatttatctatttctctTGCTGCATCTtagtcaaaattttctttaattcaaatattttcataaattaagtttttgtGGCAGCTgcgaattaatcaaatttaactcTTCTCGTTGTTTTGCCTTATTTGCTTACGGTTCGTTTCTGTATCCagagactaccacttttcgacgattctgcAGCGCCAAGTAGCACGGCGCGGTATTTATGAGCATATTTCAGGAATTCTTTGTCATTCTATGAATTTGATATCTGctttattagatactttttagtccaattttttttcacgtgtatgtgagtgtcgTGCCGTTTCTGACtatacgattttattttaattcaaaattaagtagtGATTGCTTATATGGCTATCTCCAGAGAGAAAAAAACGTTCAGGAGTGgcaagaagaatattttatataatattattaaaggtGACCTAGATTATCTACTATTGTTAgtctcaaaatgttatcaaaaaattcaataacaaataaaaaagatttataacttaaaaaaattatccccCCAATTTAATGTTTAGGCctcttaaagtaaataaaaattgctctaaaatattttattgggaaTCAGTACCTTTTTTCCAACAATATACGATTTATCCGCCGATTTTGCATCTCCTAAGTCAGTGAATAATCCGAGTTCTCTCATTATTAAACGTAAACATCCCCTTATCTCATCTTTATTCTCACTTCtgttttgactaaataaacgcatcTTGATGCATGCGCAAAAGTCCTGAAAGCTTTAGAGTCGAAGAATGAGCAGCACAAAAATATGGCTTGCTTTAATAGATCTGTAAATGCATACAGATATAAACTACTATTCGATGTCcgtcataaaatgaataaataaaaagtagatttttgaaGCATTAGGGcgagaaataagaatttttttttttctaatcttatagagaaaataaagatagttgaaaattcagaattaagttgaatttggaaacatttttttccctttatttctttaacaccatcattattttttatcctttatagcAGTTTTAATAGTATGATACATTACGATTTAACcttttttacagaattatttcaataataataaaaattttggatttaaatctgggaaatattaattttataaatcaagcATTTGATATTCGTTACTTATGCATATGACTTATAAATGAGTATTATCTTATGAATGAGTATGACTTATGAACGATTATGATATGATGAATGAATGTGACTTATGAATGAGTATGACTTATGAACGAGTATGATATGATGAATGAATGTGACTTATGAATGAGTATGACTATGAACGAGTATAATATGAGGAATGAATGTGACTTATGAATGAGTATGATATGATGAATGAATGTGACTTATGAATGAGTACGATATGATGAATGAATGTGTATTATGAATGTGTATGACTATGAACGAGTATGATATGATGAATGAATGTGACTTATGAATGCGTATGACTATGAACAAGTATGATATGATGAATAAGTGTGATTATGAATGAGTATGACTTATGAACGAATATGAAATGATAAATGAATGTGACTTATGAATGAGTATGACTTATGAATGAATATGATATGATGAATGAGTATGAGTTTAGTaccaaatttaaagaattctgcAAAATGCTGGTCGAGATCCATTCACTATAAGATTATCTGTCTGTCAGTCCGAGTAtaagtaaacataataatttaaaaaaaaactggacgactaaaatttgataaacaattttattatctgAAGTATGCGCATCTTTATAAAGCAtcatagtttatataaaaaatattgaaccaAAACTGTCGAAAGGATTACCGTCTATCTGCACTCTTTCATCCATGTAAACATGatgactcaaaaacacaatggtTTAGATGAAGGAATTCCTTATCTGATTTTGTATCTAAAATTGCGATTctccatcaaattttgatttcagtagaTCGGAAAGAATGAGTCTAAAATGCATTCCTGTCATTCTAAGCGACGGGGGGGGGGAAGTACTCTGTGCTGTCACCCTTCCACAACACTTCAGCCTCTGATTCGGAGGGTAATAAAAATACTGATATGCGGGACGTAGACAGCCTTTCCGAAGGTTCATAGCGTTTATATAAAGGTATAGGGAATAATATTTTGATAGGGGAATATATGGAAAAGATTTAGGGATATTACTTTACACtgattttcaatctatttttataacAACTTTTCAAATAGGAAAAGTGagaagaaagtgaaaaatttcgaaaaaccatgattatcattttttttccaatatgttTTGATTGATCGGGATGATACAAATATATTGTCAAATACTTTCTcaactttttcatttcaaaattatatatttatacatatttttctggCTGTACGGCAAGTTAATAgataacataatttcatatttaatcgtaataaaccatttttttttctttcgtaaaattatttcatctttaataaatgaaaaagtaatcacaaattaaattctaaatataaatcatgttttttcaatagaatatattttaaacgccATCGAAATCAATAATATCAATTCGATGGATTGGAATTCGAATCTGCAGGCGTTGAAACATAATGTTACGGATCTTCTGATAGTGGTAGTGATATAGTGTGGAAACACAATCAGAAGGCCACAGTAGAAAACGACgacaacgtttatttacacgaagaacacaaatacacaaagacgacaaatatttacagccgagacgaacataggacagcacacagtagcccacaagtagtaatcgtccacagcacacgaagcggccaggcagaatccagcaggagaggggttcctTTCTTCCAGAAGgagagacttcctctgaatggattttgttcaaaatttgatagaaatctgtaaatttggtttaaatccatataccaaatttcaaccatctagctcaaagggtttttttaattaacgtGTTCACGATGAggcagacataatttcaaaaatatgactttttcCGGCCTATTTGAAAcgtaaaaatagaaatgtttttttttttaattacgaattTTTGGTGATTATAGTACTTACTTCTTCTTTCCATCATACAAAACAATAGGGGGAGGAGAGAGAAACGacattttgcaaaaagaaaaaaaaatgaaataacttgttaactttaaacaactttttataCAAATCTGACGTTACCTTGATGTACGTTTctaatgcatttcaaatattctttaaatcaaaatcagcctcattttgaaatatcattcatttgcATATTAGATATTCTTTTAATCGATAACATAAGACATATTTCATCTCGATTCTTACtcatttttatgttatcttttttCAGCGAATGTCAACACAGAACTGTCCGTCTGTACAATGCAAACAGATAGATGTAAGAACACTAGCGGAAAAAGCCGAATAAATGAGCCCGCAAAAAACGTACTGAATAAATCCGTGTACAgcaaaaaattacacattttgtaattaaatccgttgaattgttataaaaagttattactgTCACtgtttctaaattaattcaaTGATAATGCATGGTTTCCATTATCCATTAATTTAAGTGTGAGAGTAGAAATGCcctagtttaaaattaaattgtcctAGTTTAAAGTTAGCTGATCTCACGCATTTGCCAACTCCATTcaacaatacaaattttaagttatcatgggAATTTAGTGAATTTAgctgtaagtcatatcactgactctccgacccacccgaagacACACTGATAagtaatactgaatgaccggaccgccgcaacagcaacattggtggaactgtggttgagtcctaagagccaccaccggccacggtgcaacccttcTCGAAGGAAGTAacccccgtcatcgatgggaggagccagatcccccacctatttatgtacccaccagggtggagaaatccaaccaccataccggaagcatctcatcctcatttcgaggtgcccccgggagTTTGAATTGAGCTGTGTCAACGTCTGATAAGCCACATTGGACTCTTTTAGAATCTTAATTTTCAATCGCAGTCATAAAATGAGGACAACACCTGAAACGGTACATTCTTCTTCAAATTTCTCCACTACACcggcgagaggacgtttggccccgacggaatTAGCTAACTAACACATCATGAATCTGATATCTTCTGATCCCACAATCGAGACCTTACAGCTGGATCACCACAACTCTCAATCAATGTGAGCAAGGTTTACTTCAAATTATAGAGGATGAAATATGCCGCAAGAAAACTTTCTATCTCATAtagattattttgagaaaaacagTTCTATCATCGgtccaattttattttgaatgaattaatggATCGGTAGCCTTGGAGAGCCTAAATTTACTgtgctgattttattttaattctgagcaaaaagaatatttattatgaatttaagtaagtaaaattgttatatcaaaatgtttatgttttattatattaatttaaatattaagtattttactgcatttctttattaaatagatgtttataataagacagaaaaacatttattttataatgcaacTGTGAAAATTTATCATGTACAAATTGATATACCCGGCCTTGCGCGGAATTAAAATCCTTTCTTCTATAAGGCTTTTAACGTAAAAACtatctttctataaaattttataatatacaaaaaaccTTTTTCagtctgaaatgtttttaattaaaattcgaacatcaattaaaccaaacgatttttaaaaaccgactatagttaattttttacacAAGTTGAATTAGTATTATTCACAAATGTTAAGTATAAGAAAGGTTGCAATTGTTTGAGTTCGAACAattgactttttttaatcatgttttagtCTCAGTAAGagcattataaaatgatatacttaaggatattttttaataggTAAAATAGTTCTAGATGTTAAGAATAGGGAAAATTTTTGGTTAATTTCtgattgaaaatctaatttttgtattttgaaaagttgattaTGTTTTTCCTCTTGTCTTAACATAATAAGCATGCAAAATTTCGATGAACTCAGCACTGTTATTGAAAATAAGAGGTAGAGCTTTTTATATACAAGCAACTATGATTTTTTACTTATGATACGATCAGAAATGTCCGCTGACTTAGAAAATCCTATTTTTAGAAAAGTACCGATTGGCAAAATTAAAAGGAGCTAATCAAAGAACAAGTACTCTTTATATActaaagtttattaattattcattttgtattcttcaattatttcaagtaaaatacCATAGCTATTGGGACGGAAGTATAAATGCTACGAGCACGAATGTTAAGGAGAGCTTTGGtggcaaaatatcaattttcaaacatttttttaaaactgaattattatgaAAGAGTGGAAACATAATGCCATGCCTTGTACAACATTTATTCTTGTTAAATCACAGAAAACGGAAGTGAAAAAGTTTATGTGTTTCACTACCCAGGCGTGTTAAGTATTTTCGTTGTCCTCAGGTACTCAAACTCCTGTTATGGTTTTGAAAGGGCACAGAATTATTCTAAACCAGGGAGTTCATATTTGTTAAGATGGTTTTGTGTAGCATTGTTGAGTCTTGGTTCTTCCGCTTtccaaaagttgtttttttaatcgtTTAACATTCGATTGTGATATACGCGCATTATATCTTGTAAAAATATgggtaattgtaatttttaaactaagATTATTAAGCCTGCCTGTATCTTTAATAAtccaaaatttcttcataaattcagattttttttctacccaaactactttctttttttaattacacgAAGTTACCACAGAACCAAGCCATATAAAGATGGCTTATTGTGTCTGGATGTTATGCCCATGAATTATCCAACTTTTGCATGAGAGGACAACGACCAATagaagttcaaagaatcttcaaactgttggtaacaggctagaaatcttttccatcatttcttttaatatttttaagttccaGAGTATTGTAATACTGTGATAAAATTACTGTTCATAATGAATTTTCCTCTGCTTTCTTTAAGTTTGACACATTCTGTTATATATTGCTGAACCGAGCCTATTTCGCCACATATTCATGTGTTGCAATATAATTTGCACTATATTcgggtgaaatattctttttataatttccagtCAAACTGcttgtgtaaaaaataaataatgaagcatAAGAAGTGAGAAATgcaatcagaaatttatttattcacacAAAGCtttcaacaaaaaatgaaaataaatatgataaaaacaaacGAAATTAACAACCACGTTTAAAACTAACATCGAGCTGCTGACTACAACATAGTACAGGTGCATTAGATTCTAAAATACTAGAACATCAAAGGAGTCCAATATTCCAAGATAGCTGCTATTTGTTTAGCTTTTGAGGGTAACAATTGCCTTCTTTCAATTTAgcaatcatttattaattattgaataaaaatataaaaactgccaatattttataataaaagctgaaaacaaaaattaaaacaaaatctcttaattttatacaatacaaggtaatttcaaattaatcactgggTTTTAATTCACaggatttctcaaaataatacaacaataaaaataaacaccatttcataaaaattaaaaacgaataaatttattctaataattataaatgttctatatacattcttataaatttatataaacgcATTTATAGagtaatctttttcttttccccTAGGCCATAGAAGCACATTATTTTCTATGTCCATAAAAAGATTGATCAAGCAGTTCATTCGCCATAGATTgaaatagtaaattatataaagtatttcaaTACCACTCCAAAGAAACAAATCGCAAACGATAAGATAAGGTgaccttaaaaaaaaatctctgtaaaAGGATCACATCATCGGCGCATATTGACCAGTCCAATATCTCTTGACGAAATAAACTTCTTTCCTCTTACTTTTTAAAGCGAGAATgagtttactttcattttaatagcTCAcgcgaaaaaaaatgaaattcaaataaaaatttaggatCAGTTCCTCAACCCCTTTTGGTTAGcattacagtaatttatattactaaaactatttcatttcaaaacctAATGGTTACTTTGTAAGATACCTCTGCATTAACGATCACTGCTTCTTTTctcaatgtaataaaaaaaatagaactgcGTGATAGTCAGATTTTTAAATCTgactttaaagttttatttaaaacaaaacattggCACTTTGAATACGTTTTGCAGCCTCTGATCTCAGCAGATAtaagttttaacataaaaattatgctaagagtaaataaaaactttaaaaaaatagcttaataatATTTACAGCTAAAACGAAAGATTTCTTTTTGGTTATTTTTCATTCcaataaaatgaacttttttaatcagattacatttataaaaaaaattgcaatattaaattcccaaaataaagataataaagaaatgcaaataaaaatactatatatttgaaaatattaataaaaaatttcaaattaatttacatcCTGTATGGCAGGGGATAGAAGACTTATCAAAATGTGATATATCGAGATACTAACAATCTGgtagaaaattcatttagaaatttgtaCTTTGAAGTgtttaaatactttctttcaatttttatacaattctgctataatttattaaaatatatattaaaaaacactttCACAAAAcgcaaagtaaaaaaataaaatgcatgcatATAAAAAACAAGACAAAATACCAGTGCACGAATAAACAACATCGATTAGAAAACGGCacatgaaattttttactttttcgatctattcataaaaaaaaaacgaataaaagatAAGGcagaataaattctataaaataaaaataatgattttaaaattttaatatgtcttagataaattaattaatgaataaaatgttatcaaatcatttatttcaaatttgtcaaatgaaaaatttgacaaaaaaattatacaaaatctactaatgcaaatatattaactTCTTAGTAACGGAATCTCACCGATTACCAATCAAGAATTTTGTATTGATaccattaatatcaaaataacttttaaattattatagcaAGAATCCAAAAAATTTTCCAATGTATAAAATTGATCTGagaaattttagcaatatttaacagtttttgcAAAATACTGCAATTTGCAACACTGTTTTCAAATATTGTAcaagagtaataaaaaatattgtttacaaaatttattcaatttacacACGATATTGGAAATTGCtttcaaatctttattaataccaaaatttcagttttaaagtaAATGTAATAGAACTTATTGAGTTCCTGCTCTAAGACaatgacataataaaaaatttttgctactattttgtttaaaaaatttatggtatttaaaataccaatatcttcaaaaataaaaatgaagaatacaaaacattttcagacaatttaaaataaatgccatgtacaaaattaaaacttcacACAAATAACATTTTAGCTTCTACGCTGAAATCATTTTTGAAGTTTGAGGAAATAACAATCTAATACGTCGgcgcataaaaagaaattctttgttaTTTCAGGTGTCAGGACAACTGTTATAAACTATGACATCAATCAAAACACAGAGATAAATTCAGGATCATTTTGGCTTCAGATTTCCCATGAGATCAAAAAGAACATCCATGCAGTCTGAAAATGAACGTTCGATTTTCATTTACCCCCGAAGTAGTTGTAGTTCAGAAGCAGGCGATTAGATGGTGGTCTGTAATCGATGAATTGCGGCGATGTTTGGTACAGATACCCACGTGGAAATATCACAGCTTCTTTGGGTTTCAGAGACCtctgtaaataataaaagcagaaaaaggttttattaaaatgtctatATACATTTGTAATCACGCCGTGAAGCAAGCACATAATCAAGCATAACACTTTTTCTG encodes:
- the LOC129966214 gene encoding uncharacterized protein LOC129966214; translated protein: MIQGFLFFEKSGSKCNTDPIASPLDKLSGVYFHTELLTYTNKSSQHPEFLRQAALEVINNIPSEAVLVYTDGSKDENGHTGSGVVIKSGNEETFLSQRNPDFSSVFGSELIAIDMALGFSLDHQLIGEIWLLVDSRSVIQYLENWRNIVDQRGIRVFEKLKLMSKSSAIHFQWIPSHVNLKYNDIADSLAKKGSSLTLNSAEPLTFQEMHSRSKALVNSSWKLPPSHPWYLGSGPGGALSFGGARQDQTALSRFKSGHLKTLRFSGGNKIFPNSTKCNSSEATAEHLLRCIGFSRENLLHSPNNVLDGLKANGLMDLI